GGTCGCCGGCCGGGTTCCACATCTTGCCGCTGTCGCGGATCATGGCGGGCATCGAGGCATCGACGATGACGTCGCTCGGCACGTGCAGGGTGGTGATGCCCTTGTCGGAGTTGACCATGGCCAGCGCCGGCAGCTGTTCGTAGGCGGCCTGGATGTCGGCTTCGATGGCGGCCTGGTGTTCGCCGGGCAGCGACTTGATCTTGGCGTAGAGGTCGCCGATGCCGTTGTTGGGGTCGAAGCCAACCTGCTCGAGCAGGTGGGCGTGCTTGGCCAGCACGTCTCGGTAGAAGACGGCGACGCCGTGGCCGAAGATGATGGGGTCGGAGACCTTCATCATGGTGGCCTTGAGGTGCATGGAGAACAGCACGCCCTTGGCCTTGGCATCGACCACCTGAGCTTCGAGGAAGGCGCGCAGCTTGGCCTTGCTGAGCACGGCGGCGTCGATGATCTCGCCGGCCTTGACGGCGGTCTTTTCCTTCAGCACGGTCTTGCTGCCGTCGGCGGCGGTGAGTTCGATCTTCACCGTGCCGGCGTCGGCGACGAGGGCCGACTTCTCGCTGCCGAAGAAGTCGCCGTCCTGCATGCTGGAGACGTGCGACTTGCTGTCTGCCGACCAGGCGCCCATCTTGTGCGGATGCTTGCGGGCGTAGTTCTTGACGGACAGCGGCGCGCGGCGGTCGGAGTTGCCTTCGCGCAGCACCGGGTTGACCGCGCTGCCCTTGACCTTGTCGTAGCGGGCCTTGATGTCCTTGTCGGCGTCGGTCTTGACCTCGTCCGGATAGTCGGGGAGCTTGTAGCCCTGCTTCTGCAGCTCGGCGATGGCGGCCTTGAGCTGGGGCATCGAGGCGCTGATGTTGGGCAGCTTGATGATGTTGGCTTCGGCCTTGGTGGCCAGGGCGCCGAGTTCGGCCAGCGAGTCGCCGATCTTCTGCTGGTCGTCGAGGAAGTCGGGGAACACCGCCAGGATGCGGCCGGCCAGGGAGATGTCGCGGGTCTCGACCACGATGCCGGCGGACTTGGCGAAGGCCTGCACGATGGGCAGCAGCGAACGGGTGGCCAGCGCGGGCGCTTCGTCGGTCAGGGTGTAGATGATCTTGGCAGTGGACATGTCGATTGGATTTGGGCGAACCGTGGGGCTCGCGGTGGCAACGGAGATGAGAAAACACCGAAGAGCGGGGGTCCTGCTTTCGGCCAACGTCCGGCGAGGGGCCCGGGGGGCACTCTCGCTCCAGGTCGGATTGTCGCCAAAAATCGGCCGATCGCACGCAAGTCTTATAAAAGACTTGGACTGCGAGCCCAGGCCGGGCTCGAAATTTCCAGGTGTGCCGTGGCTGATGCCGAGGCGCTGCTGGCGACAATGTCGGCATGTTGCCGACCGATGCCTATCGCCTGCTTGCCGACGCGGTGCTGCTGCTGCACACGGGCGTGGCGGTGTTCATCGTGGGCGGGCTGGTGGTGATCCTCGTCGGCGCCTGGCGCGGCTGGACATGGGTGCGCGGTGGGGCGTTGCGGCTGGCGCATCTGGCGGCCATCGGCTACGTGGCGGCGCAATCGTGGTTCGGCATGGAGTGCCCGCTGACCACGCTGGAATCGTGGCTGCGGGTGCGCTCCGGCGGGCAGGCCTATGGCGCGCAGGGCTTCATCGCCGATGGGCTGCAGCGCCTGCTGTTCTACGAGGCGCCGGCCTGGGTGTTCGTGGCCGGCTATACCGGCTTCGCGGCGCTGGTGGCGCTGGCCTGGTGGCTGGCGCCGCCGCGCTGGCGCGTCAGTCGTGCAGCGAGGAGAGAAACTGCTTGAGCTCGGCCGTCTGGGGCTGGCCGAACAGCTGCTGCGGCGTGCCGGATTCGTGCACCCGGCCCTGGTGCATGAAGATCACCCGGTCGGCGACCTTGCGGGCGAATGCCATTTCGTGGGTGACCATCAGCAGCGTCATGCCTTCGGCGGCGAGCGACTCCACCACGCGCAGCACTTCGCCGACGAGTTCGGGGTCGAGCGCGGAGGTGATCTCGTCGCACAGCAGCACCGCTGGCTCCATGGCGAGCGCGCGAGCAATGGCCACGCGTTGCTGCTGGCCGCCGGAGAGCTGCTCCGGCCGGGCGTCGAACTTTTCAGCCAGTCCGACACGGTCGAGCAGCTTGCGCGCCAGCGCGGTGACCTGCGCCGTCGGCGTCTTCTTGACCAGGGTCGGGGCCAGCATGACGTTGCGGCCCACGGTGAGGTGCGGGAACAGGTTGAACCCCTGGAAGATCATGCCCACGCGCTGACGCAGCGCGCGCATGGCCTGCGGGCTGTCGTAGACCAGCGGCTGGCCGTCGACGGTGAGCGCGCCGTCCTGGAACACTTCCAGGCCGTTGATGCAGCGCAGCAGCGTGCTCTTGCCCGATCCGCTCTTGCCGATGATGGCGATGACCTCGCCGCGCTGCACGTCGAGGTCGATGCCCTTCAACACCTCGTTGGTGCCATAGGACTTGCGCAGGCCATGGATGGAGACGATGGGCGCGCCGGCGGCGGCTGGCGGCTTGGCGGCGTCGGAAACGGTATCAACGACGGTTGGCATGGTTCAGTTTCCTTTCCAGGACGCGGGCAAAAAGGCTGATCGGGAAGCACAGCGCGAAATACATCAGCGCCAGGCAGCTGTAGACGACAAAGGGTTTGAAGGTGGCGTTGGAGATCATGCTGCCGGCCTTGGTCAGCTCGACGAAGCCGATCACCGAGGCCAGCGCGGTGCCCTTGACCACCTGTACCAGGAAGCCGACGGTGGGCGCCACCGCCAGGCGCATGGCCTGCGGCAGGATCACGTGGCGCAGCTGTTCGCCGAACGACAACGCCAGGCTGCCCGAGGCCTCCCACTGGCCCTTGGGCACCGATTCGACGCAGCCACGCCAGATGTCGGTGAGGTAGGCGCTGCTGTAGAGCGTGAGCGCCATGGCGGCCGACACCCAGGGTGAGGTGTCGATGCCGAACAGCGCGAGCCCGAAATAAGCCAGGAAGAGCTGCATCAGCAGTGGCGTGCCCTGGAAGAGCTGCACGTAGCCCGCCACGAAACGTCGGGTGATGTTGCCCCGCGCCAGCCGTGCCACGAGCAGCAGCATGCCGACGATGCCGCCGCCGACGAAGGCGACGAGCGACAGGGCGACGGTCCAGCGCGCCGCCATCAGAAGGTTGCGCAGGATGTCCCAGATGGTGAATTCGACCATGTTCGTCGTCCCCGATCAGCGGCCGAAGAGCAGGCGCGGGCCGGCCCAGTTGAGGAGGCGGCGCAGCACGATGGCCAGCGCCAGATAGATCAGCGTGGCGACGATCGAGGCTTCGAAGGCCCGGAAGTTGCGACTGTGGATCAGGTTGGCGGCATAGCTGAGTTCGGGCGTAGAAATCTGGCCGCAGACGGCCGAGCCGAGCATGACGATGATGATCTGGCCGGTCATGGCCGGCCACACCTTGGCGAGCGCCGGCGGCAGGATGACGCGGGTGAAAATCTGCAGCCGACCGAGCGCCAGGCTTTGCGCGGCTTCGATCTGGCCGCGTGGCGTGGCCATGATGCCGGCGCGCACGATCTCGGTGGAGTACGCGCTCAGGTTGATCACCATGGCGATGACCGAGGCGGTCTCCGGCGAGAGCTTCACGCCAGCGGCGGGCAGGCCGAAGAAGATGAAGAACAGCTGGACGATGAATGGCGTGTTGCGAATCAGCTCGACATAGGTGCCGACCACCGCCTTGAGCCAGAGCGGCCCGCTGGCACGCGACCAGGCGAAGCCGATGCCCAGCGCCAGCCCCACCACCGTGGCGACGGCGGTCAGGCCCACCGTCCAGCCGACGCCGGTGAGCAGCAGTGGCCATTCGGCCAGCACCGCGGGAAAGTCGAGTTGGATACGCATGGGCCCTCCGTTGCTTGCTTGGTGTAGTTGTGCGAAGCCAGGGCCCGGCCGGAGGTCCGGCGCGGGCCGTCGTCGTGCGGTTTACTGCGGCAGGTCGCCGGCCGGGCGGCCGAGCCACTTGGTGGACATCTTGTCGAGCTCGCCGCTGGACTTGGCTTCGGCCAGGATGGCGTTGACCTTGGTGCGTAGCGCGTCCTCGCCCTTGGCGATGCCGATGAAGTTCGGGCTGTCCTTGAGCAGCAGCTTGTATTCGGCGTTCACGCCCGGGTTCTTGGCCATCATGTTGCCGGCCACCGAGGCGCTGGTGGCGACCACCTGGGTCTGTCCGGCGACGAAGGCGGCGATGGTGGCGTTGTTGTCCTCGAAGCGCTTCACGTCGACGCCGCTGGCCGGAATCACCTTGGCCAGTTCCTGGTCTTCCATCGCGCCGCGGGTCACCGCGACCGATTTGCCGACGAGGTCGTTGAAGCTCTTGATGCTCACGTTCTTGGGTGCGAAGACAGCCTGGAAGAACGGCGAGTAGGCGGCGGTGAAGTCGATCACCTTCTCGCGCTCGGCGTTCTTGCCGAGGGTGGAGATCACCAGGTCGGCCTTGCGGGTCTGCAGGTAGGGAATGCGGTTGGCGCTGGTCACGGGAATCAGCTCGGCTTTCACGCCCAGCTTGGAGGCGATGAGGCGGGCGGTATCGATGTCCAGGCCTTGCGGTGCCATGTCGGTGCCGACGAAACCGTAGGGCGGGTAGTCGGTGGGGATGGCGATGCGGATGGTCTTGGCTTTCATGATGTCGTCCAGCGCGGTTTGCGCGTGGACGCCGGCGGCGCACAGGGCCGAGGCGGCGGCGATCATGCCCAGGACGAGGGGGCGGCGGGCGAAAGTCATAGCAGAGCTCCTAGATAGGTGGCGGGAGGGTCGGAAACAGCCTTGCCGTCGGCCGGCGGCAAGGGCGGATAAGGGGTCTTGGCGACCGGCGCGAGCGCGTCGCGCAGCCCGCTCAGCGGGTCGTCGTCGGCGGCGGCCGGCTTCAGGCGCAAGGCGTCCTTCACCGAGCCGATGTGTCGGGCCATGAGTTGCTCGGCCAGTGCGGTGTCGCCGGCTTCCAGTGCGGCGACGATCTGCACATGGTCTTCGCAGGACTGCACCGCGTCGTGCGAGGACTGGTAGAGCATGGCGATCAGCGTGGTGCGGGCGGTGAAGTCGCGCAGGGTGTCGGCCAGCAGGTGGTTGCCCAGGCATTCGGCCAGGCAGACGTGGAAATCGCCCAGCAGGAAGCTGCGGGCGCCGACGTCGGTGCCGCGCACCGCCGCCTTTTCGCGCTGCA
The nucleotide sequence above comes from Xylophilus sp. GOD-11R. Encoded proteins:
- a CDS encoding DUF2784 domain-containing protein, whose translation is MLPTDAYRLLADAVLLLHTGVAVFIVGGLVVILVGAWRGWTWVRGGALRLAHLAAIGYVAAQSWFGMECPLTTLESWLRVRSGGQAYGAQGFIADGLQRLLFYEAPAWVFVAGYTGFAALVALAWWLAPPRWRVSRAARRETA
- a CDS encoding transporter substrate-binding domain-containing protein; translated protein: MTFARRPLVLGMIAAASALCAAGVHAQTALDDIMKAKTIRIAIPTDYPPYGFVGTDMAPQGLDIDTARLIASKLGVKAELIPVTSANRIPYLQTRKADLVISTLGKNAEREKVIDFTAAYSPFFQAVFAPKNVSIKSFNDLVGKSVAVTRGAMEDQELAKVIPASGVDVKRFEDNNATIAAFVAGQTQVVATSASVAGNMMAKNPGVNAEYKLLLKDSPNFIGIAKGEDALRTKVNAILAEAKSSGELDKMSTKWLGRPAGDLPQ
- a CDS encoding GntR family transcriptional regulator — its product is MPSAADISSRIIEAVMAQKLAPGTRLGEQQLAMLFDCSRTIVREALTRLATRGIVTVSARRGWFVVEPSREEAREAFDARRVIEVGLIREMPPMDKSAIRRLRQHLQREKAAVRGTDVGARSFLLGDFHVCLAECLGNHLLADTLRDFTARTTLIAMLYQSSHDAVQSCEDHVQIVAALEAGDTALAEQLMARHIGSVKDALRLKPAAADDDPLSGLRDALAPVAKTPYPPLPPADGKAVSDPPATYLGALL
- a CDS encoding amino acid ABC transporter ATP-binding protein, whose translation is MPTVVDTVSDAAKPPAAAGAPIVSIHGLRKSYGTNEVLKGIDLDVQRGEVIAIIGKSGSGKSTLLRCINGLEVFQDGALTVDGQPLVYDSPQAMRALRQRVGMIFQGFNLFPHLTVGRNVMLAPTLVKKTPTAQVTALARKLLDRVGLAEKFDARPEQLSGGQQQRVAIARALAMEPAVLLCDEITSALDPELVGEVLRVVESLAAEGMTLLMVTHEMAFARKVADRVIFMHQGRVHESGTPQQLFGQPQTAELKQFLSSLHD
- a CDS encoding amino acid ABC transporter permease, coding for MVEFTIWDILRNLLMAARWTVALSLVAFVGGGIVGMLLLVARLARGNITRRFVAGYVQLFQGTPLLMQLFLAYFGLALFGIDTSPWVSAAMALTLYSSAYLTDIWRGCVESVPKGQWEASGSLALSFGEQLRHVILPQAMRLAVAPTVGFLVQVVKGTALASVIGFVELTKAGSMISNATFKPFVVYSCLALMYFALCFPISLFARVLERKLNHANRR
- a CDS encoding amino acid ABC transporter permease, which translates into the protein MRIQLDFPAVLAEWPLLLTGVGWTVGLTAVATVVGLALGIGFAWSRASGPLWLKAVVGTYVELIRNTPFIVQLFFIFFGLPAAGVKLSPETASVIAMVINLSAYSTEIVRAGIMATPRGQIEAAQSLALGRLQIFTRVILPPALAKVWPAMTGQIIIVMLGSAVCGQISTPELSYAANLIHSRNFRAFEASIVATLIYLALAIVLRRLLNWAGPRLLFGR